One genomic segment of Amycolatopsis granulosa includes these proteins:
- a CDS encoding SDR family NAD(P)-dependent oxidoreductase, giving the protein MNMLMQDRAVVVTGAARGLGEAFAVHLAQAGAAVVVNDVDADLAERTAANIRAHGGRAVASGHTVTDPEQAQAIVDLCVAEFGAIDGLVNNAALNYESLPWEEDLDDVRELVEVNVLGVMYTGIAAVKAMVAQGRGGSIVNISSGASLGQRKLGVYAATKGAVASLTYSWALDLEDCGIRVNAVCPLAHTRMVWKSERSLRNCPPDRTPARIAPVVLFLLSDGAEGITGQLVRCNGPQLHIVGQPYLKAPILERQTWDTETVRQAFDEVFSAHLEAYGLEKRVPPRLRKWTTPLRSA; this is encoded by the coding sequence ATGAACATGCTGATGCAGGACCGGGCCGTCGTGGTCACCGGCGCGGCCCGCGGCCTCGGTGAGGCGTTCGCGGTGCACCTCGCGCAGGCCGGCGCCGCGGTCGTCGTCAACGACGTCGACGCGGACCTGGCCGAGCGCACCGCGGCCAACATCCGGGCGCACGGCGGCCGCGCGGTCGCGAGCGGGCACACCGTGACCGATCCGGAGCAGGCCCAGGCGATCGTCGACCTGTGCGTCGCCGAGTTCGGGGCGATCGACGGCCTGGTGAACAACGCCGCGCTGAACTACGAATCACTGCCCTGGGAGGAGGACCTCGACGACGTCCGCGAACTGGTCGAGGTCAACGTCCTGGGCGTGATGTACACCGGGATCGCCGCCGTGAAGGCCATGGTCGCCCAGGGCCGCGGCGGGTCGATCGTCAACATCTCCTCCGGCGCCTCGCTGGGTCAGCGCAAGCTCGGCGTCTACGCGGCGACCAAAGGTGCTGTGGCATCGCTCACATACTCGTGGGCACTGGATTTGGAAGATTGCGGCATCCGGGTGAACGCTGTCTGCCCGCTGGCGCACACCCGGATGGTCTGGAAGTCGGAGCGCTCCCTGCGCAACTGCCCGCCCGATCGGACGCCGGCGCGGATCGCGCCCGTCGTGCTGTTCCTGTTGAGCGACGGCGCGGAGGGCATCACCGGTCAGCTCGTGCGGTGCAACGGGCCGCAGCTGCACATCGTCGGCCAGCCCTACCTCAAGGCGCCGATCCTGGAGCGGCAGACGTGGGACACCGAGACCGTGCGGCAGGCGTTCGACGAGGTGTTCAGCGCCCACCTCGAGGCCTACGGCCTGGAGAAGCGCGTCCCGCCCCGGCTCCGCAAGTGGACCACCCCGCTCCGGTCGGCCTAG